The Candidatus Nanohalovita haloferacivicina genome has a window encoding:
- a CDS encoding COG1361 S-layer family protein, producing MKTKTLALISAALLLVGGVAAQTNSNSNGPDLQPVLINTDPVPVQSGEDAEITFKIRNNGNSAAEDVEIGIVDSYPFSLKPDRKRTYAIGDIASGQRIQLPTYEVLVAEDAPDGVNDLKIRVTHGDVSYTREIPVTVQSQDIKINLANLQTVPSQLTPDTENAKMVVEAVNNGEKTAENAVVNIQLPETFQATSSFSTRQAIGNIGPGQVKQAEFTFDIEKDAEKGTVHIPSDITYSTGESSARVTENTDFSFFLAGKPQFEVVKVESNLETDSTSQLRITVQNTGSEKASSTRIRVLDSSDLPFSYGSASHYIGTLEPGQNGTAVFDVTAENSAEVKNYLLDFEVRGVKDSTTYVEETTVSAEVQQGTTESGLPVMPIAVIVVLGAGAVIFRNRIKGLF from the coding sequence ATGAAGACAAAAACACTAGCACTTATTTCGGCAGCCCTTCTTCTAGTAGGAGGTGTTGCTGCACAGACAAACTCTAACAGTAACGGGCCGGATCTCCAGCCTGTTCTAATCAACACAGATCCTGTACCTGTTCAATCAGGCGAGGACGCGGAGATAACTTTCAAGATCAGGAACAACGGCAACTCTGCAGCTGAAGACGTAGAGATCGGTATAGTTGATTCATATCCTTTCAGTTTAAAGCCTGACAGAAAAAGAACATACGCTATTGGAGATATAGCGTCAGGCCAGAGGATACAGCTTCCGACATATGAGGTACTGGTAGCAGAAGATGCTCCCGATGGAGTAAACGATCTGAAAATTCGTGTTACCCATGGAGACGTATCTTACACTCGAGAAATACCAGTGACAGTTCAGAGCCAGGACATAAAGATCAATCTGGCCAACCTGCAGACAGTTCCCTCACAGCTGACACCAGACACAGAGAACGCAAAGATGGTTGTCGAAGCTGTAAACAACGGAGAAAAGACCGCTGAGAACGCAGTAGTTAACATCCAGCTGCCGGAAACATTCCAGGCTACTTCAAGCTTTTCAACCCGACAAGCAATAGGAAACATCGGGCCCGGCCAGGTAAAACAGGCAGAATTCACTTTTGACATAGAGAAAGATGCAGAGAAAGGCACAGTACATATCCCATCAGACATTACTTACTCTACAGGAGAATCGAGCGCAAGAGTAACTGAAAACACCGACTTCAGCTTCTTCCTGGCAGGCAAACCGCAGTTCGAAGTAGTAAAAGTAGAAAGCAACCTTGAAACAGATTCAACCAGTCAGCTGAGAATTACAGTACAGAACACAGGATCCGAAAAGGCCTCTTCTACACGGATAAGAGTTCTGGACTCCTCAGACCTTCCTTTCAGCTACGGTTCTGCAAGCCACTACATCGGAACTCTTGAACCAGGCCAGAACGGAACAGCAGTATTCGATGTAACAGCTGAAAACAGTGCAGAAGTCAAAAACTACCTCCTGGACTTTGAAGTTAGAGGAGTGAAGGACTCAACAACTTATGTTGAAGAGACAACTGTCAGCGCAGAAGTACAGCAGGGAACAACAGAATCAGGCCTTCCAGTCATGCCTATCGCTGTGATCGTGGTTCTTGGTGCAGGAGCAGTTATTTTCAGAAACAGGATAAAAGGCCTGTTCTAG
- a CDS encoding MMPL family transporter, with product MNGKIGNTLEGYANTVESRPVTVLAFSLIITAVLASGASQVQTTQMSQEDLLPDSMPTMEAFDVISTEFSSNSGTSYTILIESSPKYPNSTEVRDLRNPDALRFMESVSNDLNTIDKISSTSGPSDLFRGEIPASKTQVRQTFSTLGEARWSNYISEDYTAAVIRINTVEISTAEKTEMANRIRNTVQSHDKPAGLVVSYTGQPFIDQAFQDQTQRTMSVTGIAALLGVILVVVVLFRSLFYGATSLLTLVFGVTAGFGIFGWLGLNMSPATSGAITMGIGVAIDFGIQPISRYIEEREELDIEKSLSETIKGVITPMTVGLIAANIGFLSLNVGRVTFLSDLGTLLTLTTTMAYLAAFTVIPASLVIYDRYFTANGTSGFTLSKITSMNENNTKGETQQ from the coding sequence GTGAACGGAAAGATAGGTAATACACTTGAAGGATACGCAAATACTGTAGAAAGCAGGCCTGTAACAGTACTGGCATTTTCATTGATTATAACTGCAGTGCTTGCCTCAGGGGCTTCACAGGTACAGACAACTCAGATGAGTCAGGAGGATCTTCTTCCTGATTCAATGCCTACCATGGAGGCCTTCGATGTGATAAGCACAGAGTTTTCCAGTAACTCGGGCACTAGCTACACTATTCTGATCGAATCTAGCCCTAAGTATCCTAACTCTACCGAGGTAAGAGATCTGAGGAATCCTGACGCATTGAGATTTATGGAATCAGTTTCAAATGATCTGAACACCATAGACAAGATCAGTTCTACTTCCGGGCCTTCAGATCTCTTCCGTGGAGAAATTCCTGCAAGCAAGACACAGGTAAGACAGACATTCAGTACATTGGGCGAGGCCCGGTGGAGCAACTATATTTCAGAAGATTACACAGCTGCCGTAATCAGAATAAATACTGTAGAGATATCGACAGCAGAGAAAACGGAGATGGCGAACAGAATCAGAAATACTGTGCAGAGCCATGACAAACCTGCAGGCCTTGTTGTAAGCTATACCGGTCAGCCTTTCATTGACCAGGCCTTCCAGGATCAGACACAGCGAACAATGAGTGTCACGGGTATCGCGGCCCTTCTTGGAGTGATACTGGTAGTAGTTGTACTGTTCCGCTCGCTGTTCTACGGTGCAACATCACTACTGACTCTTGTATTCGGAGTAACGGCCGGTTTCGGAATATTCGGCTGGCTGGGGCTCAACATGAGCCCTGCAACCTCAGGTGCAATCACAATGGGTATCGGAGTCGCAATTGACTTCGGAATACAGCCAATTTCACGGTACATCGAGGAAAGAGAGGAACTTGACATAGAAAAATCGCTTTCAGAAACCATCAAAGGAGTAATAACCCCGATGACTGTAGGCCTTATCGCTGCAAACATTGGATTCCTCTCGCTCAACGTCGGAAGAGTAACATTCCTCTCAGATCTCGGAACCTTGCTGACATTAACCACCACAATGGCCTATCTCGCAGCATTTACCGTTATACCAGCATCACTAGTAATCTACGATCGCTACTTCACCGCCAATGGCACTTCAGGCTTTACTTTATCCAAGATAACATCTATGAATGAAAACAATACTAAAGGTGAAACTCAACAATGA
- a CDS encoding MMPL family transporter: MENPLNLLARAHLDHTDKIIGLCLLLTVVLSLGLPQIQLQTNFQESLPDSLPPIAAQDKVEANFGSSNSIIVLFQTSDDKLEENYVTDVRDPRMIRTLNFLEDELNNEPSISSVNSMASLFSETPDSKAQIKQTLQQSQASFTNRDYTATTMFIQLSNDMTEENVREATKTIEENIEQSPRYPGIEIQTTGTPVMRNVLSDVLITDTVTIIAVASALIWLLLIAVRGAAYGTATFAPLFMGLLWALGAMGLLGIPMTIATIAIGSMLLGLGVEYGSFIAERIVEETDEQGLEDGIMTAVPNTGKAVLGSSTTDLVGFLALLLASISFMRDLGLTLALGEGLTLAAALLLTPALIVKYERWKGDQQ; this comes from the coding sequence ATGGAAAATCCGCTGAATCTTCTGGCCCGAGCGCATCTAGACCACACCGACAAGATTATCGGTCTATGCCTGCTTCTAACAGTAGTACTTTCACTAGGCCTTCCACAGATTCAGCTGCAGACAAACTTCCAGGAAAGTCTACCAGACAGCCTGCCACCTATCGCAGCACAGGACAAGGTAGAGGCCAACTTCGGAAGCAGCAACTCAATCATAGTACTTTTCCAGACCAGCGACGACAAGCTTGAGGAAAACTACGTCACCGATGTACGTGACCCGCGGATGATACGCACACTAAACTTTCTGGAAGATGAACTGAACAATGAGCCATCTATCAGCTCTGTAAACTCCATGGCCTCGCTTTTCAGTGAGACACCAGACTCCAAGGCCCAGATCAAACAGACGCTGCAACAGTCACAGGCCAGCTTCACAAACAGAGACTACACCGCTACAACGATGTTCATACAGCTAAGCAACGACATGACAGAGGAAAACGTCAGAGAGGCCACAAAGACAATCGAAGAGAATATAGAACAGTCGCCACGGTATCCTGGCATAGAGATACAGACAACAGGAACACCGGTGATGAGAAACGTTCTTTCAGATGTTCTGATAACAGACACCGTAACAATAATTGCTGTGGCCTCCGCCCTGATCTGGCTACTTCTGATAGCTGTAAGAGGTGCAGCATACGGAACAGCAACATTCGCACCGCTCTTTATGGGGCTTCTCTGGGCGCTCGGAGCAATGGGCCTACTTGGCATCCCAATGACTATCGCAACTATCGCGATAGGTTCAATGCTTCTAGGCCTCGGAGTAGAATACGGCTCATTCATCGCAGAAAGAATAGTAGAGGAAACAGACGAGCAGGGTCTTGAAGATGGCATAATGACAGCAGTACCGAACACAGGGAAGGCAGTACTTGGATCATCAACAACCGATCTGGTCGGATTCCTGGCCCTACTGCTCGCCTCAATATCATTCATGAGAGATCTAGGTCTTACACTGGCGCTTGGAGAAGGCCTTACATTGGCTGCCGCACTGCTTCTTACTCCTGCATTGATTGTAAAGTATGAGAGATGGAAAGGTGATCAACAGTGA
- a CDS encoding TetR/AcrR family transcriptional regulator, with protein sequence MNESKEEIMEATYRALCSHGYADLTIEKIAMESEKGKSLIYYHYEDKEDLMGSFLEYMGRKLEDEISELEDLPAEEKLDELLDLFLDVDDGEMWEFHKALSELRVQTHHNSSLAEKFLEIDSYLTDTIAETMKDAGVQEPDLRAEIMASAMEGALTRKIRADDREGLKEVKKELKSLFDF encoded by the coding sequence ATGAACGAATCGAAAGAGGAGATTATGGAGGCCACTTATCGAGCACTCTGTAGCCATGGCTATGCTGATTTAACTATTGAAAAAATTGCTATGGAGTCGGAGAAAGGCAAATCATTGATATATTATCACTATGAGGACAAGGAAGATCTCATGGGTTCCTTCCTGGAGTATATGGGCCGGAAGCTGGAGGATGAAATCTCCGAACTTGAGGATCTTCCTGCGGAAGAGAAACTTGATGAACTGCTTGACCTCTTTCTGGATGTAGATGATGGAGAGATGTGGGAATTTCACAAGGCTCTCTCCGAACTCAGAGTCCAGACACACCACAACAGCTCTCTGGCCGAAAAATTCCTGGAAATAGACAGTTATCTCACTGATACAATAGCTGAAACAATGAAAGATGCAGGAGTCCAAGAACCTGATCTGCGTGCAGAAATTATGGCCTCCGCGATGGAAGGAGCTTTGACGAGAAAAATAAGAGCTGATGACAGAGAAGGCCTTAAAGAAGTGAAAAAGGAGCTAAAATCGCTTTTTGACTTCTAA
- a CDS encoding MATE family efflux transporter has translation MVFNKITEAIRNRFKSQEDLDLTGGPVGKNLFYLSLPVIVINLLQTMYNLADTFWLGQYSNNALEAVTFAFPVVFFLISLGMGLAVAGSVLVAQNEGKGNSKRRDYAASQTVMFSALASVAIGGLGFFLISDFVPLLGASGTVAASASSYLEVMSVGLFSLFGFLVFQSLMRGYGDTVTPMILMLATVILNIIIDPMFIFGFWIIPEMGVTGAAIATILARTLSLIVGIAILFKGTHGIQISLAQMKPNFKFFKKMIAIGVPASGEQTGRSLSVNALVAVVGTLFAGTVVSGYGIAVRIFSMVFLPAAAVGRGVESMTGQNIGAENYDRAEETARFGAKWTFIILTGLGVLTFIFAYPISNIFTKDPEIAAVSAEFLRYVSFSFGFIGVLRSYNGSFRGAGKTLTAAAISIATLGLIRLPIAYFGAINIGTKGLWIAFFISNVAGAAIAYLWYQKGTWRGKSQEKDRQKGEVAEEAEGFSETITGIAEKTLKILPFR, from the coding sequence ATGGTATTCAATAAAATCACAGAGGCCATCCGCAACAGGTTCAAGTCTCAAGAAGATCTTGATCTAACAGGAGGGCCTGTAGGAAAGAACTTGTTCTATCTCTCGCTACCTGTCATCGTAATCAATCTTCTGCAGACAATGTACAATCTTGCGGATACTTTCTGGCTAGGCCAGTACAGCAACAATGCACTGGAAGCAGTTACTTTTGCATTTCCTGTCGTATTCTTCCTGATCTCCCTAGGAATGGGCCTGGCGGTTGCAGGAAGCGTGCTCGTTGCACAGAATGAAGGTAAAGGAAACAGCAAGAGACGCGACTATGCGGCCTCTCAGACTGTAATGTTCAGCGCACTGGCCTCAGTAGCTATAGGAGGCCTTGGTTTCTTCCTTATCAGCGATTTCGTTCCTCTTCTAGGAGCTTCAGGAACAGTGGCAGCATCGGCCTCAAGCTACCTTGAAGTAATGTCTGTAGGCCTGTTCTCGCTGTTCGGTTTCCTGGTTTTCCAGTCTTTGATGAGAGGTTACGGCGACACAGTCACTCCTATGATACTGATGCTTGCAACCGTTATACTCAACATAATAATCGATCCAATGTTCATCTTCGGATTCTGGATAATACCAGAAATGGGAGTTACAGGAGCAGCAATAGCTACAATACTTGCAAGAACCCTATCGCTTATCGTAGGAATAGCTATACTGTTCAAAGGAACTCATGGCATACAGATATCTCTAGCACAGATGAAACCTAACTTCAAGTTCTTCAAAAAGATGATCGCTATAGGCGTCCCGGCCTCAGGAGAACAAACAGGTCGCTCACTCTCTGTAAACGCCCTTGTAGCAGTAGTCGGAACACTATTCGCTGGAACAGTTGTCTCAGGCTATGGAATCGCAGTCAGAATCTTCTCCATGGTATTCCTACCGGCAGCCGCAGTAGGAAGAGGAGTTGAATCAATGACAGGTCAGAACATAGGCGCAGAAAACTACGACAGAGCAGAAGAGACAGCAAGGTTCGGAGCAAAATGGACATTCATCATACTGACAGGACTCGGCGTACTAACATTCATCTTCGCATACCCAATCTCCAACATATTCACAAAAGACCCAGAAATAGCCGCAGTATCTGCAGAATTCCTCAGATACGTCTCATTCAGCTTTGGATTCATAGGAGTGCTTAGAAGCTACAACGGAAGCTTCCGTGGCGCAGGAAAAACCCTGACAGCAGCAGCAATATCAATCGCCACACTAGGCCTTATCAGACTTCCTATAGCCTACTTCGGAGCAATAAACATCGGCACAAAAGGCCTGTGGATAGCATTCTTCATCTCCAACGTTGCAGGCGCAGCAATAGCCTATTTATGGTATCAGAAAGGTACATGGAGAGGAAAGTCTCAAGAGAAAGACAGACAGAAAGGCGAAGTCGCAGAGGAAGCAGAAGGATTCAGTGAAACAATCACCGGTATAGCAGAGAAAACCCTGAAAATCCTTCCGTTTAGATAA
- a CDS encoding PadR family transcriptional regulator produces MGKKLPSDILRYTVLKIFEEGPSYGYEVVSSIEEVTDGYWSPSYGTIYPLIQRLEDQGLLKSLSEKEAKDQGLDNGDRNYFELTEKGKEEVTPDQETEARENFEELILGYLKIYENKYGKESLEELLENAL; encoded by the coding sequence ATGGGCAAAAAACTGCCGAGTGACATCCTCAGGTATACTGTCCTGAAAATATTTGAGGAAGGCCCGAGCTACGGCTATGAGGTTGTATCAAGTATCGAGGAGGTAACTGATGGCTACTGGAGCCCAAGCTATGGAACTATCTACCCTCTGATTCAGAGATTGGAAGATCAAGGCCTTTTGAAATCGCTGAGCGAGAAGGAAGCTAAGGATCAAGGCCTGGATAACGGCGACAGAAACTACTTTGAGCTTACAGAAAAGGGAAAAGAAGAGGTAACTCCTGATCAGGAAACAGAGGCCCGTGAAAACTTTGAAGAACTCATTCTAGGATACTTGAAGATATACGAAAACAAGTACGGCAAGGAATCTCTCGAAGAACTTCTGGAAAACGCCCTTTAA
- a CDS encoding SdpI family protein, whose protein sequence is MELEKQDYITAGIGALLAVLTIYGWFNLPDQIAIHFNAAGQPDNFTSKTTGLLLLPAMFLGLYGLFKVLPSIDPLGDNIQEFKDQYRTIIAAVLGFLTYIQALIVFWNLGYSFSISQALVPGIAALYYIMGIVISEARQNWFIGIRTPWTLSDEEVWNKTHERCGPLFKAAGLIALLGLALPEYFIFFTVAPAMIVSVYATVYSYMEFRRKQD, encoded by the coding sequence ATGGAACTGGAAAAACAAGACTACATTACAGCCGGAATAGGCGCCTTACTTGCTGTATTAACCATCTACGGATGGTTTAATCTGCCAGATCAGATAGCCATACATTTCAACGCAGCAGGACAACCAGACAACTTCACCAGCAAGACAACAGGCCTCTTACTACTACCAGCAATGTTTCTCGGACTCTACGGCCTTTTCAAAGTACTTCCAAGTATCGATCCGCTCGGAGACAACATTCAGGAGTTTAAAGACCAGTACAGAACTATTATAGCAGCTGTTCTGGGATTTCTTACATATATTCAGGCCTTGATAGTTTTCTGGAATCTTGGATACTCTTTTAGCATCAGTCAGGCTCTTGTTCCTGGTATAGCAGCCCTGTACTATATTATGGGTATTGTTATCAGTGAGGCCCGGCAGAACTGGTTTATTGGTATCCGGACGCCGTGGACTCTTAGCGATGAAGAAGTATGGAATAAAACTCATGAGAGATGTGGGCCTCTGTTCAAGGCAGCTGGCCTGATAGCTCTTTTAGGACTAGCATTGCCAGAATACTTCATCTTCTTTACTGTAGCACCAGCGATGATAGTTTCGGTTTATGCAACCGTTTACTCGTACATGGAGTTCCGTAGAAAGCAGGACTAG
- a CDS encoding helix-turn-helix transcriptional regulator, whose translation MAIKNQLKKFRKQEDITQAELARELDVSRQTINAIETGKYDPSLELALKIADFFNERVEELFKLEK comes from the coding sequence ATGGCGATCAAAAATCAACTGAAGAAGTTCCGGAAGCAGGAAGATATCACACAGGCAGAGCTGGCTAGAGAACTGGATGTCTCAAGACAGACAATAAACGCCATAGAAACCGGAAAATACGATCCAAGTCTAGAGCTCGCGTTAAAGATTGCAGATTTCTTCAACGAACGCGTAGAAGAACTTTTCAAACTGGAAAAATAG
- a CDS encoding DUF2178 domain-containing protein, whose translation MDLEKYATKRTHKLTLLAGMIVSVGLFATEIYIGAAAAITATVGLLYLIKKKSKTPIEDERDISIAKDSIFKAFTWTGVFLGVAMIGISVALGTGNLETYPDQVAPYYLTWGAIMLFAITIEALKRLKEVAD comes from the coding sequence ATGGATCTGGAAAAATACGCTACTAAAAGAACCCACAAACTTACTTTACTTGCTGGAATGATCGTATCTGTAGGCCTTTTCGCCACAGAAATCTATATTGGGGCTGCAGCTGCGATTACAGCTACAGTAGGCCTTCTATACCTGATCAAGAAAAAGAGCAAGACACCTATCGAGGATGAGCGAGATATCAGCATCGCGAAAGATTCGATCTTCAAGGCCTTCACATGGACAGGAGTTTTTCTTGGTGTAGCCATGATCGGTATCTCAGTAGCTCTGGGAACCGGAAATCTGGAAACCTATCCGGATCAGGTTGCACCCTATTATCTGACATGGGGAGCAATAATGCTGTTCGCGATAACCATCGAGGCCTTGAAGCGTTTGAAGGAGGTGGCCGATTAG
- a CDS encoding SufD family Fe-S cluster assembly protein, which yields MKLEEIKKEAEKKIEELENPESIRTPGRTWTRYPEITPEKGEVQPEIETEGEVEVLQGEEAVEASEEKIFNAVKAEEDKLTATHAANLNSVIYIKVEEKASVKITYRDQADTFAHVVVDARENSELTLTEEFRNEGLLTSINEIYVGENATVNYGAVEASESDLTYSRRKAVVEDYGTVNWLNSQFTGELKRTKIETVLNGDNSETEKLAVWYPTGEQHNDISLHAYHYGENTRCQMDSRAVVDDKARSVYEGLQHVGDRADDTQSFQDESVLMLSDKAEVDASPKLMIEDPNVEASHAASAGNLPEKELHYLNSRGLSEDQARRLIVKGYFEPVMEDITVPKLKESIRAEVQKKLDKKE from the coding sequence ATGAAACTAGAAGAAATCAAAAAAGAAGCAGAGAAGAAGATAGAAGAGCTGGAAAACCCAGAATCCATCAGAACACCAGGCCGAACATGGACAAGATACCCGGAAATAACCCCAGAAAAAGGCGAAGTACAGCCAGAGATAGAAACTGAAGGCGAAGTAGAAGTACTTCAGGGAGAAGAAGCAGTAGAGGCCTCAGAAGAAAAAATATTTAACGCAGTCAAAGCAGAAGAAGACAAACTGACAGCAACACACGCAGCCAACCTCAACTCTGTAATCTACATCAAAGTAGAGGAAAAGGCCTCAGTAAAAATAACATACAGAGATCAGGCAGATACATTTGCACACGTCGTAGTCGACGCCAGGGAAAATTCAGAGCTCACACTAACAGAAGAATTCAGAAACGAAGGCCTTCTAACATCAATCAACGAAATCTACGTAGGAGAAAACGCAACAGTAAACTACGGAGCCGTAGAGGCCTCAGAATCAGACCTGACGTACTCAAGAAGAAAGGCAGTTGTAGAGGACTACGGAACAGTCAACTGGCTGAACTCACAGTTCACGGGCGAACTGAAGAGAACCAAGATCGAGACCGTTCTCAACGGCGATAACTCAGAGACAGAAAAGCTCGCAGTCTGGTACCCGACAGGAGAACAGCACAACGACATTTCTCTGCATGCATATCACTACGGAGAAAACACGCGGTGCCAGATGGACTCACGAGCAGTAGTAGACGACAAAGCACGCTCAGTCTACGAAGGCCTCCAACACGTAGGAGACAGAGCCGACGACACACAGAGCTTCCAAGATGAATCAGTTCTAATGCTCAGCGACAAGGCAGAAGTAGACGCATCACCAAAACTCATGATCGAAGACCCAAACGTAGAGGCCTCACACGCAGCATCAGCAGGAAACCTACCTGAAAAAGAACTGCACTACCTGAACTCCCGAGGTCTCTCAGAAGATCAGGCCCGCAGACTGATCGTAAAAGGCTATTTCGAGCCAGTAATGGAAGATATCACAGTACCAAAACTGAAAGAATCAATCAGAGCAGAAGTCCAGAAGAAACTGGATAAGAAAGAGTAG
- the sufB gene encoding Fe-S cluster assembly protein SufB, with product MSNEEIQKNQEKFNHITEADIKYEAEKGLSEDLIRKISAEKDEPEWMLKKRLQAYRHFEKRPMPEWGPDLSDLDFDEITPFMVADAEQSDSWEEVPEEIKDTFDQLGIPEAEKEALAGVGAQYESEVVYQNMKEQWEEKGVIFCDMDKAVQEHEELVKDYFMNKCVPPQDNKFAALHGALWSGGSFVYVPEGVEVEIPVQAYFRMNSKGMGQFEHTLIIAEKNSTVHYIEGCSAPQFTRNNLHSGCVEVFVGEDAHVQYSTVQNWSKNTYNLNTKRAKVQENGTMEWVSGSMGSKVTMLYPSSHLNGEGARANHISIAYAGEDQNIDTGAKVIHNAPNTKSTIESKSISQDNGRTNYRGLVRVSEGASGSKTSIECDALMFDDEATSDTEPYIELKEDDVEVAHEATVGKIGDEEIHYMMSRGIEEEDAKEMIVRGFIEPIAKELPLEYAVELNRLIQLEMEGSLG from the coding sequence ATGAGCAACGAGGAAATCCAGAAAAACCAGGAGAAATTCAACCACATCACAGAAGCAGACATCAAATACGAGGCCGAAAAAGGCCTATCAGAAGACCTGATACGCAAAATTTCTGCCGAAAAAGACGAACCAGAATGGATGCTCAAAAAGCGATTACAGGCCTACAGACACTTCGAAAAAAGGCCTATGCCAGAATGGGGTCCTGACCTGTCAGACCTGGATTTCGATGAAATAACACCGTTCATGGTAGCAGACGCAGAACAATCCGACTCATGGGAGGAAGTGCCGGAAGAAATCAAAGACACATTCGACCAGCTAGGAATTCCAGAAGCAGAAAAAGAAGCACTTGCAGGAGTAGGCGCACAATATGAATCAGAAGTCGTCTACCAGAACATGAAAGAACAGTGGGAAGAAAAAGGAGTAATCTTCTGCGACATGGACAAAGCAGTACAGGAACACGAAGAACTAGTCAAAGACTACTTCATGAACAAATGCGTCCCACCACAGGACAACAAATTCGCGGCCCTCCACGGCGCACTATGGTCAGGAGGATCATTCGTATACGTACCAGAAGGAGTAGAAGTGGAAATACCAGTACAGGCCTACTTCAGAATGAACAGCAAAGGAATGGGACAGTTCGAACACACACTAATCATAGCAGAGAAAAACTCCACAGTACACTACATAGAAGGCTGCAGCGCACCACAGTTCACAAGAAACAACCTGCACAGCGGATGCGTAGAAGTATTCGTAGGAGAAGACGCACACGTCCAGTACTCAACAGTACAAAACTGGAGTAAAAACACATACAACCTCAACACGAAAAGAGCCAAAGTACAGGAAAACGGCACAATGGAATGGGTATCCGGATCAATGGGATCCAAAGTCACAATGCTATACCCATCATCACACCTCAACGGCGAAGGCGCCAGAGCCAACCACATCTCCATCGCATACGCAGGAGAAGACCAGAACATCGACACAGGAGCCAAAGTCATCCACAACGCACCAAACACCAAATCAACAATCGAATCAAAATCCATCAGCCAAGACAACGGCAGAACCAACTACAGAGGTCTGGTCAGAGTATCAGAAGGTGCATCAGGCTCAAAAACAAGCATCGAATGCGACGCACTAATGTTCGACGACGAAGCAACCTCAGACACAGAACCATACATCGAACTCAAAGAAGACGACGTAGAAGTAGCCCACGAAGCAACAGTAGGAAAAATCGGCGACGAAGAAATTCACTACATGATGAGCCGAGGAATAGAAGAGGAAGACGCCAAAGAAATGATCGTAAGAGGCTTCATCGAACCAATCGCCAAAGAACTACCACTAGAATACGCAGTAGAACTCAACAGACTAATCCAACTCGAAATGGAGGGAAGCCTGGGCTAG
- a CDS encoding adenylyltransferase/cytidyltransferase family protein: MTTVMAQGTFDILHPGHLHYLQKSAQLGDKLVVIISRDSRVKEKKGLHFNEEERREMVQALKPVDQAVLGSEGDIYTTVKETDPDIITLGYDQKHDEKEVQKMAEKATGHKVQVKRISGLENYSSSNIRN, translated from the coding sequence ATGACAACAGTAATGGCCCAGGGAACATTCGACATACTACATCCAGGCCACCTACACTACCTGCAGAAATCAGCACAACTAGGAGACAAACTAGTAGTAATAATCTCCCGCGACTCAAGAGTCAAAGAAAAGAAAGGCCTCCACTTCAACGAAGAAGAAAGAAGAGAAATGGTACAGGCCCTCAAACCAGTAGACCAGGCCGTTCTCGGATCAGAAGGAGACATATATACAACAGTAAAAGAAACAGACCCAGACATCATAACACTAGGCTACGACCAGAAACACGACGAAAAAGAAGTACAGAAAATGGCAGAAAAAGCAACAGGCCACAAAGTACAAGTCAAAAGAATATCAGGCCTGGAAAATTACTCCTCAAGCAACATCAGAAACTAA